A window of Oncorhynchus nerka isolate Pitt River linkage group LG4, Oner_Uvic_2.0, whole genome shotgun sequence contains these coding sequences:
- the LOC115127167 gene encoding Golgi phosphoprotein 3-like yields MTSLTQRSSGLVQRRTEASRNAAADKERGSDDEDYEPRQEEEDEKGDSKETRLTLMEEVLLLGLKDREGYTSFWNDCISSGLRGCMLIELALRGRLQLEACGMRRKSLLARKVICKSAAPTGDMLLDEALKHVKETQPPETVQSWIELLSGETWNPLKLHYQLRNVRERLAKNLVEKGVLTTEKQNFLLFDMTTHPLTNDTIKQRLVKKVQESVLDKWVNDPGRFDKRVLALIFLAHSSDVLENAFAPLLDEQYDLAMKRVRLLLDLEPEAESTKANANELLWAVVAAFTK; encoded by the exons ATGACTTCCCTAACACAGCGAAGTTCGGGCCTGGTGCAGAGGAGGACCGAGGCCTCTCGCAATGCAGCTGCCGATAAGGAGAGGGGGTCAGATGATGAGGACTACGAGCCACGtcaagaggaagaggatgagaaaGGAGACTCCAAAGAAACTCGACTGACGTTGATGGAAGAAGTGTTGCTATTGGGATTGAAAGATCGAGAG GGCTACACTTCATTCTGGAATGACTGCATTTCTTCTGGTCTCCGAGGTTGTATGCTCATCGAACTGGCTTTGAGAGGGAGACTGCAACTAGAGGCTTGTGGCATGAGGAGGAAAAGCCTGCTGGCCAGAAAG GTTATCTGTAAGTCAGCCGCCCCTACAGGAGACATGTTGCTGGACGAGGCTCTGAAGCATGTCAAAGAAACCCAGCCCCCAGAGACAGTCCAGAGCTGGATAGAGCTGCTGAGCG GTGAGACGTGGAACCCATTGAAGCTGCACTACCAGCTTAGGAATGTCCGTGAACGTCTGGCCAAGAACCTGGTCGAGAAAGGCGTTCTGACCACAGAGAAACAGAACTTCCTCCTCTTCGACATGACCACACACCCGCTGACCAACGACACCATCAAACAGCGGCTGGTCAAGAAGGTCCAGGAGTCCGTCCTGGACAAGTGGGTGAACGATCCGGGGCGCTTCGACAAGCGCGTGCTGGCCCTGATCTTCCTGGCCCACTCATCAGACGTGCTGGAGAACGCCTTCGCCCCGCTGCTGGACGAACAGTATGACCTGGCCATGAAGAGGGTACGTCTGCTGCTGGACCTGGAGCCAGAGGCGGAGAGCACCAAGGCCAACGCTAACGAGTTGCTGTGGGCCGTGGTGGCCGCCTTCACCAAATGA
- the LOC115127157 gene encoding activated RNA polymerase II transcriptional coactivator p15-like: MPKSKEVLSSTSGSASASDSDSEAETKAKKRKQAAPEKLASKKPKGGESSKPGGTSKGSSNKDKDDNKFQIGKMRYVSVREFKGKCLIDIREYWMDQEGEMKPGRKGISLNPEQWNQLKDQISEIDDAVKAI; encoded by the exons ATGCCCAAGTCAAAGGAAGTTCTGTCATCTACTTCTGGCAGTGCCAGTGCCAGTGACTCAGACAGTGAGGCTGAGACCAAG GCCAAGAAGAGAAAGCAAGCAGCGCCAGAGAAACTAGCATCTAAGAAACCGAAAGGAGGGGAGAGTTCCAAACCTGGTGGAACCTCCAAGGGAAGCAGCAACAAGGACAAGGACGACAACAAGTTCCAG ATTGGGAAGATGAGGTATGTGAGTGTTCGTGAATTCAAAGGCAAGTGTCTGATTGACATCCGTGAGTACTGGATGGAccaggagggagagatgaagccGGGCAGGAAAG GTATCTCACTAAACCCAGAGCAGTGGAACCAGCTGAAGGATCAAATCTCTGAGATCGACGACGCTGTGAAGGCGATATAA